The window AAATCGCCGAGTCTGTTTTGGCACGATAGAAGGGAGCACGGCCGTCTCGCCGCGCTGGCCGCCGGTTGGGGGTGCGGGCGGGCGCTCCCGGGTTAACGCCGCCTGCCCTGTCGTGCTAGCGTGGAGCACCCATGACGATCAACGAAGCGATCAAGAAAGTTGTCGACCGCGTTGACCTCAGCTCCGAAGAGGCTGAGGCCGTGCTCGAACAAATAATGACCGGGCAGTGCACCGACGCCCAGATCGCTTCGCTGCTGACCGCGCTCAGAATGAAAGGGGAGACCGTCGAGGAGCTGACCGGCTTCGCCAGAGTGATGCGCCGAAAAGCCGCGCGCGTCCAACCCCTCACAACCGTTAGCGCCGAGATCGGGGGAACGGACCGCGAGGCCCTGATCGACACCTGCGGCACAGGCGGCGACGTCAGCGGCAGCTTCAACGTTTCGACCGCCGCGGCGTTCGTTGCCGCGGGCGCCGGCGTTCGAGTTGCGAAACACGGCAATCGATCCGTGTCGTCTCAATGTGGGAGCGCCGACGTGGTCGAAGCGCTCGGCGTCAGAATCGAGCTTCAACCTGATCAAATCGCGCGCTGCATCGACGAAGTGGGAATTGGCTTTCTTCACGCGCCGCTGCTTCACGACGCAATGAAGTACGTGGCCATCGCCCGCCGGCAGATGGGCATTCGAACGATCTTCAACATGCTCGGGCCGCTAACGAACCCGGCCGGCGCGAATACCCAGGTTGTGGGAGTTTACGCCGCCCACTTGACGGAATTGCTCGCCCGCGTGCTGGGCGAACTCGGCAGCTCGCGGGCGCTTGTGGTCCACGGCAGCGACGGTCTGGACGAGATAACGATAACCGGGGAGAGCAAGATAACCGAGTTGAGAAACGGTGAGCCAAATACTTACTCCGTCGCGCCTGAAGACTTCGGTCTGTCGCGAGCAACGCTGGCAGAGATTCAAGGTGGCGACGCTCGCCAGAACAGCCAGATTATTCTCGAGGTGCTGCGAGGAGGGCGAGGACCCAAACGCGACATAGTCCTGCTGAACGCGGCCGCGGCTTTCGTTGCAAGCAGCAGAGTGAGTGATCTAAAAGCAGGAGTAGCCGTAGCGGCTGAATCGATCGACAACGGAAGTGCGCTTAACAAGCTACAGCAGTTGATTGCGTTTACTAACCAGGCAGGCTAACAGCGAGCAGCCGGTGCAACTCTGTCTTCACCCTCGTCCAAACAGCAACCATCTCTTTTTCTTCTGAGGAACCGTGGTAGTCGGGCGCGATGGAATGGGCCTCCCATCGACTACCGCAGCCGGGTTGTCTCCGGCTATCGCGCGAGCATACTCCTCGCCGACGATCTGCGCGGTCGCAGCTACTGCCGCCGACATCCCCGGTAGCCTGTTGCGCGTGTTGTGACAGTCGCTGGCGATGAAGTGTATGAGCCCGTTCTCGAGCATCACGCGGGCCGTTTGTTGGACCCTCTTCCCGAAGTTACCCATGATGGATCCGGTATCCATCTGTCCGAGCACTCCCATCGAAACCAATTCGTAAAAACGCTCTGGCTCGGTCATCAGCATAAGGTTGCGCTCAGGGTGCGCGATGATCGGCGTTATCTGATTGCTCATAAGCTCAAACAGCGGGCGCTCGCTTCCTGGCGGCACGACGGCGTGGGGGAACTCGACCAGCACGTAAGGCCCCCCGGCAATCGTCGGCGCACTGCGTGTCTCGCAGATCTGCTTCACTAGCGCGTGTGTAAAGCGAAGCTCGCAACCCAGGACTATTTTCGGCTTGTTATCCAGTTGGCGATTCAGTTCATCAACCTTTTCCCGCAGGAAGGCAGGATCGTGCGTGGTATGAACTCCATCGTGCGTGTGCGGTGTTGCAACCATCACAGCTACGCCGTCATCCGCCGATGCCCGGCACATCTCGATCGATTCATTGAGACTGTGCGAGCCATCGTCTACCTCAGGCAAGATGTGACTGTGAATATCGACCATCGTAAGGACTCTCTTCATACTACGATAGAAAGCGAGCCTCCACAAACCGGCAAGATATCACTGATATCACCCGCCTTATCGCCGCCGGCGAACGCGCTCACGAGAGCCCGGCGACACCAAGACCGGCAAGATATGCGTAAGTAAGGTGCGTGACTCGAAGCAAGTGCGGGCTGGAAAAGGTGGATTGGCGAGCAGACAGGCAGTGCGTTGCTTCCGATGGGCGCGCTGGATTCGACCGTAATTTCCGACGACTATCGCCTGGCCTGGGAGCGCAGGCCTCCCTTGCCTGCTTCTCCCCGACATGCGGGTAATTAGTCGAGGACGGCCCGG is drawn from Acidobacteriota bacterium and contains these coding sequences:
- the trpD gene encoding anthranilate phosphoribosyltransferase; translation: MTINEAIKKVVDRVDLSSEEAEAVLEQIMTGQCTDAQIASLLTALRMKGETVEELTGFARVMRRKAARVQPLTTVSAEIGGTDREALIDTCGTGGDVSGSFNVSTAAAFVAAGAGVRVAKHGNRSVSSQCGSADVVEALGVRIELQPDQIARCIDEVGIGFLHAPLLHDAMKYVAIARRQMGIRTIFNMLGPLTNPAGANTQVVGVYAAHLTELLARVLGELGSSRALVVHGSDGLDEITITGESKITELRNGEPNTYSVAPEDFGLSRATLAEIQGGDARQNSQIILEVLRGGRGPKRDIVLLNAAAAFVASSRVSDLKAGVAVAAESIDNGSALNKLQQLIAFTNQAG
- a CDS encoding CpsB/CapC family capsule biosynthesis tyrosine phosphatase, whose product is MVDIHSHILPEVDDGSHSLNESIEMCRASADDGVAVMVATPHTHDGVHTTHDPAFLREKVDELNRQLDNKPKIVLGCELRFTHALVKQICETRSAPTIAGGPYVLVEFPHAVVPPGSERPLFELMSNQITPIIAHPERNLMLMTEPERFYELVSMGVLGQMDTGSIMGNFGKRVQQTARVMLENGLIHFIASDCHNTRNRLPGMSAAVAATAQIVGEEYARAIAGDNPAAVVDGRPIPSRPTTTVPQKKKRWLLFGRG